The following coding sequences lie in one Lepidochelys kempii isolate rLepKem1 chromosome 18, rLepKem1.hap2, whole genome shotgun sequence genomic window:
- the LOC140900117 gene encoding uncharacterized protein isoform X2, whose protein sequence is MKKSLPKHLLISSYLEKPNKFLSSTQKTTTTHCLSLKGPEKNQTLHSNWEGTSLFKKQIETSLSPYIEESPSIDDLEESLRKLKVQVDSLASSLSFDPHQDYAIDSGATVNSNTFNSTWPRFHNGTYAEADTGDAPKQSAESEWFLNPRHLVKPLGEYPALTSLGLPTFSTSPINCVPGLLGSEIASRNYVPSLDLAHTESFPVKLGAPHVIGVRSLLPPKIPVQDRSPERSLSLDRSGTNRSRSFSPAPKRSRWLRSRSQSPRPIWRPNSAKANACAQPPPHFGRSKSSRKKTASTRQSRSRIYKPGALAARSCTPARMNTRGTLSYSWSPYSLPSTAVSSPTAQEINERFLQTLAEGAVGRSLIEMSPYQKELARLRLERLRVEEEWLLELKRQQELERTRGPKPKWYEMKNSQFHYEAHKSNELLRNSQDLQSVYNYRQELAAMSKEFQQHLKPAHLHSL, encoded by the exons ATGAAAAAATCCCTACCAAAGCACCTGCTGATCAGCTCATACCT agagaAACCAAACAAATTCCTTAGCAGCACCCAGAAAACTACTACAACTCACTGTCTGAGCCTCAAAGGACCGGAAAAGAACCAGACACTGCACAGCAACTGGGAAGGaacttcattatttaaaaaacaaattg AAACTAGCTTATCTCCATATATAGAAGAGAGTCCCAGCATTGATGACTTAGAAGAAAGTTTGCGGAAACTTAAAGTTCAGGTGGACAGTTTGGCCTCAAGTCTGAGTTTTGACCCTCATCAAGATTATGCCATAGATTCTGGCGCTACAGTCAACTCGAACACTTTTAATTCTACGTGGCCAAGATTTCATAATGGGACCTATGCAGAGGCAGACACTGGAGATGCACCAAAGCAATCTGCAGAGTCAGAGTGGTTTCTGAACCCAAGACATCTAGTCAAACCATTGGGAGAGTATCCAGCACTAACAAGCTTAGGCCTTCCTACGTTCTCCACGTCACCCATCAACTGTgtgccagggctcctggggagtGAGATTGCAAGTAGGAACTATGTGCCATCACTGGATCTTGCACATACAGAGTCTTTCCCAGTGAAGCTTGGTGCTCCTCATGTGATTGGAGTCAGGTCATTGTTGCCCCCTAAAATCCCGGTGCAGGATCGCTCTCCTGAAAGGTCCCTCTCCCTTGATCGTTCTGGGACCAACCGATCCCGTTCATTCTCTCCGGCTCCCAAAAGAAGCCGGTGGCTAAGATCTCGCTCACAGTCACCTAGACCCATCTGGAGACCAAATTCTGCTAAGGCAAATGCCTGTGCCCAGCCTCCACCGCACTTTGGCAGGTCCAAGTCCAGCAGAAAGAAAACGGCTTCAACCAGACAATCACGATCCAGAATATACAAACCAGGAGCCCTGGCTGCCAGGTCCTGTACTCCAGCCAGGATGAATACAAGGGGAACACTGAGCTATTCTTGGAGCCCTTACAGTCTGCCCTCCACCGCTGTATCCTCACCAACAGCTCAGGAGATTAATGAACG GTTTTTGCAGACTCTTGCAGAAGGTGCTGTTGGGAGGTCTTTGATAGAAATGTCCCCGTATCAGAAGGAGCTGGCTCGTCTCAGGCTGGAGCGCCTGCGTGTGGAGGAGGAATGGTTATTAGAACTAAAGAGGCAGCAAGAATTGGAGCGAACTCGGGGTCCAAAACCAAAGTG GTATGAGATGAAAAACTCCCAGTTTCATTATGAAGCCCACAAGAGTAACGAGTTGCTGAGGAACAGCCAGGACTTGCAGTCTGTATATAACTATAGGCAGGAACTGGCAGCAATGTCCAAGGAATTCCAACAGCATTTGAAACCTGCTCACCTGCACTCTCTCTAG
- the LOC140900117 gene encoding uncharacterized protein isoform X1 yields the protein MAERGLRVRGRGARIREKPNKFLSSTQKTTTTHCLSLKGPEKNQTLHSNWEGTSLFKKQIETSLSPYIEESPSIDDLEESLRKLKVQVDSLASSLSFDPHQDYAIDSGATVNSNTFNSTWPRFHNGTYAEADTGDAPKQSAESEWFLNPRHLVKPLGEYPALTSLGLPTFSTSPINCVPGLLGSEIASRNYVPSLDLAHTESFPVKLGAPHVIGVRSLLPPKIPVQDRSPERSLSLDRSGTNRSRSFSPAPKRSRWLRSRSQSPRPIWRPNSAKANACAQPPPHFGRSKSSRKKTASTRQSRSRIYKPGALAARSCTPARMNTRGTLSYSWSPYSLPSTAVSSPTAQEINERFLQTLAEGAVGRSLIEMSPYQKELARLRLERLRVEEEWLLELKRQQELERTRGPKPKWYEMKNSQFHYEAHKSNELLRNSQDLQSVYNYRQELAAMSKEFQQHLKPAHLHSL from the exons ATGGCGGAGCGAGGGCTGCGGGTGCGGGGCCGCGGAGCCCGGATCAG agagaAACCAAACAAATTCCTTAGCAGCACCCAGAAAACTACTACAACTCACTGTCTGAGCCTCAAAGGACCGGAAAAGAACCAGACACTGCACAGCAACTGGGAAGGaacttcattatttaaaaaacaaattg AAACTAGCTTATCTCCATATATAGAAGAGAGTCCCAGCATTGATGACTTAGAAGAAAGTTTGCGGAAACTTAAAGTTCAGGTGGACAGTTTGGCCTCAAGTCTGAGTTTTGACCCTCATCAAGATTATGCCATAGATTCTGGCGCTACAGTCAACTCGAACACTTTTAATTCTACGTGGCCAAGATTTCATAATGGGACCTATGCAGAGGCAGACACTGGAGATGCACCAAAGCAATCTGCAGAGTCAGAGTGGTTTCTGAACCCAAGACATCTAGTCAAACCATTGGGAGAGTATCCAGCACTAACAAGCTTAGGCCTTCCTACGTTCTCCACGTCACCCATCAACTGTgtgccagggctcctggggagtGAGATTGCAAGTAGGAACTATGTGCCATCACTGGATCTTGCACATACAGAGTCTTTCCCAGTGAAGCTTGGTGCTCCTCATGTGATTGGAGTCAGGTCATTGTTGCCCCCTAAAATCCCGGTGCAGGATCGCTCTCCTGAAAGGTCCCTCTCCCTTGATCGTTCTGGGACCAACCGATCCCGTTCATTCTCTCCGGCTCCCAAAAGAAGCCGGTGGCTAAGATCTCGCTCACAGTCACCTAGACCCATCTGGAGACCAAATTCTGCTAAGGCAAATGCCTGTGCCCAGCCTCCACCGCACTTTGGCAGGTCCAAGTCCAGCAGAAAGAAAACGGCTTCAACCAGACAATCACGATCCAGAATATACAAACCAGGAGCCCTGGCTGCCAGGTCCTGTACTCCAGCCAGGATGAATACAAGGGGAACACTGAGCTATTCTTGGAGCCCTTACAGTCTGCCCTCCACCGCTGTATCCTCACCAACAGCTCAGGAGATTAATGAACG GTTTTTGCAGACTCTTGCAGAAGGTGCTGTTGGGAGGTCTTTGATAGAAATGTCCCCGTATCAGAAGGAGCTGGCTCGTCTCAGGCTGGAGCGCCTGCGTGTGGAGGAGGAATGGTTATTAGAACTAAAGAGGCAGCAAGAATTGGAGCGAACTCGGGGTCCAAAACCAAAGTG GTATGAGATGAAAAACTCCCAGTTTCATTATGAAGCCCACAAGAGTAACGAGTTGCTGAGGAACAGCCAGGACTTGCAGTCTGTATATAACTATAGGCAGGAACTGGCAGCAATGTCCAAGGAATTCCAACAGCATTTGAAACCTGCTCACCTGCACTCTCTCTAG